Proteins from a single region of Sphingomonas morindae:
- the ubiB gene encoding 2-polyprenylphenol 6-hydroxylase, with translation MATTLTHVARLLRWGRTLGRYGALRGLEQDPLAPPRLKRLARLARLGARVPAAPRYADALEAIGPAAIKFGQALATRPDLVGEQAAIDLYRLQDALPPVPFAQIRAAIEQALGRPLDSLFAAIEEQPVGAASIAQVHRATTSDGRIVAVKVLRPGVEEEFARAIDTYEWAAAQAEGMGGEIARLRPRLVVATFKQWTARELDLRREAASASELARNMAAEPGFQVPEIDWDRTARRVLTLEWIDGIKLSNREALIAAGHDPRTLAETLVRTFLRQAIVDGFFHGDLHQGNLFARADGRIAAIDFGIMGRINRQARLWLAEILHGLITGNYARVAEIHFEAGYVPPHHNIAEFTTALRAVGEPIRGKAVKDISVGQMLDGLFTITRDFDMPTQPHLLLLQKTMVMVEGVAIGLWPDINMWEVATPLVRGWLRDELGPEAAIADGIRRAAGLLTRLPDLIERIEHAYPAPGAAPPPPPLRAVEVIRFGGGWRYLLSGLLGAGAMAALTYFL, from the coding sequence ATGGCGACCACGCTCACCCATGTCGCGCGGCTGTTGCGCTGGGGCCGCACGCTCGGCCGCTATGGCGCGCTGCGCGGGCTCGAGCAGGATCCGCTCGCCCCGCCCCGGCTCAAGCGGCTCGCCCGGCTCGCCCGGCTCGGCGCGCGCGTGCCGGCGGCGCCGCGCTATGCCGATGCGCTCGAGGCGATCGGTCCGGCGGCGATCAAGTTCGGCCAGGCGCTCGCCACCCGCCCCGATCTGGTCGGCGAGCAGGCCGCGATCGATCTCTACCGGCTGCAGGATGCGCTGCCGCCCGTGCCCTTCGCGCAGATCCGCGCCGCGATCGAGCAGGCGCTCGGCCGTCCGCTGGACAGCCTGTTCGCCGCGATCGAGGAACAGCCGGTCGGCGCCGCCTCCATCGCCCAGGTCCACCGCGCCACCACCAGCGATGGCCGGATCGTCGCGGTGAAGGTGCTGCGGCCCGGGGTGGAGGAGGAATTCGCCCGCGCGATCGATACCTATGAATGGGCGGCCGCGCAGGCCGAGGGCATGGGCGGCGAGATCGCGCGGCTGCGGCCGCGGCTCGTCGTCGCAACCTTCAAGCAATGGACCGCACGCGAGCTGGACCTGCGGCGCGAAGCCGCCTCGGCGAGCGAGCTGGCGCGCAACATGGCGGCGGAGCCGGGCTTCCAGGTACCCGAAATCGATTGGGATCGCACCGCGCGCCGGGTGCTCACGCTGGAATGGATCGACGGCATCAAGCTCTCCAACCGCGAGGCGCTGATCGCGGCGGGCCACGATCCGCGCACGCTCGCCGAAACGCTGGTGCGCACCTTTCTGCGCCAGGCGATCGTCGACGGCTTCTTCCATGGCGATCTCCACCAGGGCAATCTCTTCGCGCGTGCCGACGGGCGCATCGCGGCGATCGATTTCGGCATCATGGGCCGCATCAACCGCCAGGCGCGGCTGTGGCTCGCGGAGATCCTGCACGGCCTCATCACGGGCAATTACGCGCGCGTCGCCGAGATCCATTTCGAGGCGGGCTATGTGCCGCCGCATCACAATATCGCGGAATTCACCACCGCGCTGCGCGCCGTGGGCGAACCCATCCGCGGCAAGGCGGTGAAGGATATCTCGGTCGGCCAGATGCTGGACGGCCTCTTCACCATCACGCGCGATTTCGACATGCCCACCCAGCCGCATCTGCTGCTGCTGCAAAAGACGATGGTGATGGTCGAAGGCGTGGCGATCGGCCTTTGGCCCGACATCAATATGTGGGAGGTGGCGACGCCGCTGGTGCGCGGCTGGCTGCGCGACGAGCTTGGCCCCGAAGCCGCGATCGCCGACGGGATCCGCCGCGCCGCCGGCCTCCTGACCCGCCTGCCCGATCTGATCGAGCGGATCGAGCACGCCTATCCCGCCCCCGGCGCCGCCCCCCCGCCGCCGCCGCTGCGCGCGGTCGAGGTGATCCGCTTCGGCGGCGGCTGGCGCTATCTCCTCAGCGGCCTGCTCGGCGCGGGCGCGATGGCGGCGCTCACCTATTTTCTCTGA
- a CDS encoding class I SAM-dependent methyltransferase produces MTDTVSFGYAEVAREDKTRMVGDVFERVAKRYDIMNDAMSGGLHRLWKDQFVRRVKPRAGEAILDMAGGTGDIAFRLARAGADVTVADINPAMLGVGMERARRKGLEGLLWAEENAERLSFGDRRFDAYTIAFGIRNVTDIPAALGEAHRVLRRGGRFFCLEFSTTTWPGFKQVYDSYSHHLVPRLGKAIAQDEESYRYLIESIRRFPDMPRFKAMIEEAGFVRASVEPILGGLVAIHSGWKI; encoded by the coding sequence ATGACCGATACCGTCTCCTTCGGCTATGCCGAGGTCGCCCGCGAGGACAAAACCCGCATGGTGGGCGACGTGTTCGAGCGCGTCGCCAAGCGCTACGACATCATGAACGACGCCATGTCGGGCGGGCTGCACCGGCTGTGGAAGGATCAGTTCGTGCGTCGGGTCAAGCCGCGCGCGGGCGAGGCCATCCTCGACATGGCCGGCGGCACCGGCGACATCGCCTTCCGCCTCGCGCGCGCCGGCGCGGACGTGACGGTGGCGGATATCAACCCCGCCATGCTCGGCGTGGGCATGGAGCGGGCCCGGCGCAAGGGGCTGGAAGGGCTGCTCTGGGCCGAGGAGAATGCCGAGCGCCTGTCGTTCGGGGATCGCCGCTTCGACGCCTATACGATCGCCTTCGGCATCCGCAACGTCACCGATATCCCGGCCGCGCTCGGCGAGGCGCATCGCGTGCTCCGGCGCGGCGGCCGCTTCTTCTGCCTCGAATTCTCCACCACCACCTGGCCGGGCTTCAAGCAGGTCTATGACAGCTACTCGCACCATCTGGTGCCGCGCCTCGGCAAGGCGATCGCGCAGGACGAGGAAAGCTACCGCTATCTGATCGAGTCGATCCGCCGCTTTCCGGACATGCCGCGCTTCAAGGCGATGATCGAGGAGGCCGGCTTCGTCCGCGCCTCGGTCGAGCCGATCCTGGGCGGGCTGGTGGCGATCCACAGCGGCTGGAAGATCTGA
- the mutM gene encoding bifunctional DNA-formamidopyrimidine glycosylase/DNA-(apurinic or apyrimidinic site) lyase has translation MPELPEVETTVQGLAAVLQGRRLTLVTPRRADLRRPMPAGLGQRLTGMRVTGLGRRAKYGLIHGDRGETLIFHLGMSGRWRIDPEALGPHDHLVIETETGRRLALNDPRRFGSLDLVETAALHAWPAFAALGPEPLGEGFTAATLRAALAGRLAPIKALLLDQRIVAGLGNIYVCEALNIAGIAPTRAGGRIGAARLERLVAAVRETLVAAIAAGGSTLRDYARPDGELGYFSKQFRVYGREGEACPCGGLVVRRVDGGRSTFHCRSCQR, from the coding sequence ATGCCCGAACTTCCCGAGGTGGAAACCACCGTCCAGGGCCTTGCCGCCGTGCTGCAGGGCCGCCGCCTCACCCTGGTGACGCCGCGCCGCGCCGATCTGCGCCGGCCGATGCCGGCGGGGCTGGGCCAGCGGCTGACGGGCATGCGGGTGACGGGGCTGGGCCGCCGCGCCAAATATGGGCTCATCCATGGCGATCGCGGCGAGACCCTGATCTTCCACCTCGGCATGTCGGGGCGCTGGCGGATCGATCCCGAGGCGCTCGGGCCGCACGATCATCTGGTGATCGAGACCGAGACGGGGCGGCGGCTGGCGCTCAACGATCCGCGCCGCTTCGGCTCGCTCGATCTGGTGGAGACGGCGGCGCTTCACGCCTGGCCGGCCTTCGCCGCGCTCGGCCCTGAGCCGCTGGGCGAGGGCTTTACCGCCGCCACGCTGCGCGCCGCGCTGGCCGGGCGGCTCGCGCCGATCAAGGCGCTGCTGCTGGACCAGCGGATCGTGGCCGGGCTCGGCAACATCTATGTCTGCGAGGCGCTCAACATCGCCGGGATCGCGCCGACCCGCGCGGGCGGCCGAATCGGGGCGGCGCGGCTGGAGCGGCTGGTGGCGGCGGTGCGCGAAACGCTCGTCGCGGCGATCGCGGCGGGTGGCTCGACGCTGCGCGACTATGCCCGGCCGGATGGCGAACTCGGCTATTTCTCCAAGCAATTCCGCGTCTATGGGCGGGAGGGCGAAGCCTGTCCGTGCGGCGGCCTGGTGGTGCGGCGCGTGGATGGCGGCCGCTCCACCTTCCATTGCCGCAGCTGCCAGCGCTGA
- the rpsT gene encoding 30S ribosomal protein S20, which yields MANTPQAKKRIRRNERRNEINGARVSRIRTFVKKVEAAILAGDKAAAVEALKVAQPEMQRGITKGVLHRNTVARKVSRLTKRVAALG from the coding sequence ATGGCGAACACGCCGCAGGCCAAAAAGCGCATCCGGCGCAACGAGCGTCGCAACGAGATCAACGGGGCGCGCGTCAGCCGCATCCGCACCTTCGTGAAGAAGGTGGAGGCCGCCATCCTGGCCGGCGACAAGGCCGCCGCCGTCGAGGCGCTCAAGGTGGCCCAGCCCGAGATGCAGCGCGGCATCACCAAGGGTGTGCTTCACCGCAACACCGTGGCGCGCAAAGTGTCGCGGCTGACCAAGCGGGTCGCCGCGCTCGGCTGA
- the dnaA gene encoding chromosomal replication initiator protein DnaA, which produces MLGMIEGPTGAAGQAWDSIRAGLRRDLGARTFDTWLKAAALTGFDAEEGGVTLALPTPFMASWVETHYRERLLHAWRAHLPLVRHVRIEAGLADGTRPALFIPAAEPAPEPAEPEPAEPGTAFPEPVLEARYTFEAFVVGKANEVAYNAARTLAEGGQLGFNPLFLHGATGLGKTHLMHAIGHEFRRRSAKARIVYMSAEKFMFEFVAAMRAKDTYSFKQRLRSADLLMIDDVQFIAGKDSTQEEFFHTMNEIIASGKRLVITADRSPQDLEGIESRILSRLSWGLVADVNMADFELRLNIIAKKLEGLPHVHVPDEVVLFLAKRIASNVRELEGALNRVVAYAALSNRPIDIAFVEETLTDVLRAHQRRITIDEIQRKVSDHYRIRQAEMMSARRAREVARPRQIAMYLAKQLTPRSLPEIGRRFGGRDHTTVIHAVRQIEKLRKADAELDADVRLLLRQLEA; this is translated from the coding sequence ATGCTGGGGATGATCGAGGGCCCGACCGGCGCGGCCGGCCAGGCCTGGGACTCGATCCGCGCCGGCCTGCGTCGCGATCTCGGCGCGCGCACCTTCGACACCTGGCTCAAGGCCGCGGCGCTGACCGGCTTCGACGCGGAGGAGGGCGGCGTCACGCTCGCCCTGCCGACGCCCTTCATGGCGAGCTGGGTGGAGACCCATTATCGCGAGCGGCTGCTCCATGCCTGGCGGGCGCACCTGCCGCTGGTGCGCCATGTCCGGATCGAGGCCGGGCTCGCCGACGGGACGCGCCCGGCGCTCTTCATCCCCGCCGCCGAGCCCGCACCCGAGCCGGCCGAGCCCGAGCCGGCCGAGCCCGGCACCGCCTTTCCCGAGCCCGTGCTCGAGGCGCGCTACACCTTTGAGGCCTTTGTCGTCGGCAAGGCCAATGAGGTGGCGTACAACGCCGCCCGCACCCTGGCCGAAGGCGGCCAGCTCGGCTTCAACCCGCTCTTCCTCCATGGCGCGACCGGGCTCGGCAAGACCCATCTGATGCACGCCATCGGCCATGAGTTCCGCCGCCGCTCGGCCAAGGCGCGGATCGTCTACATGTCCGCCGAGAAGTTCATGTTCGAGTTCGTGGCGGCGATGCGCGCCAAGGATACGTACAGCTTCAAGCAGCGGCTGCGCTCGGCCGATCTGCTGATGATCGACGATGTCCAGTTCATCGCCGGCAAGGATTCCACCCAGGAGGAATTCTTCCACACGATGAACGAGATCATCGCCAGCGGCAAAAGGCTGGTGATCACCGCCGATCGTTCCCCCCAGGATCTGGAAGGGATTGAGAGCCGGATCCTGTCGCGCCTCTCCTGGGGGCTGGTGGCGGACGTGAACATGGCCGATTTCGAGCTGCGGCTGAACATCATCGCCAAGAAGCTGGAAGGCCTGCCGCACGTCCATGTGCCGGACGAGGTGGTGCTGTTCCTCGCCAAGCGGATCGCCTCCAACGTGCGCGAGCTGGAGGGCGCGCTGAACCGCGTGGTGGCCTATGCCGCCCTGTCCAACCGGCCGATCGACATCGCCTTTGTCGAGGAGACGCTGACCGACGTGCTGCGCGCGCACCAGCGCCGCATCACCATCGACGAGATCCAGCGCAAGGTTTCGGACCATTATCGCATCCGTCAGGCGGAGATGATGTCGGCGCGGCGCGCGCGCGAGGTGGCGCGGCCGCGCCAGATCGCCATGTATCTCGCCAAGCAGCTGACGCCGCGCTCGCTGCCGGAGATCGGCCGGCGCTTCGGCGGCCGCGATCACACCACGGTGATCCACGCCGTCCGCCAGATCGAGAAGCTGCGCAAGGCCGATGCCGAACTCGACGCCGATGTGCGGCTGCTGCTGCGCCAGCTCGAGGCGTGA
- the ubiA gene encoding 4-hydroxybenzoate octaprenyltransferase, whose amino-acid sequence MITADPAVPDSEAAGLLGRLPAGARPYALLARFDRPIGAWLLFWPGAWAVLLAAPAWPRAVALLALLGLGAVAMRGAGCVYNDIVDRDLDRRVERTRQRPLASGALGLRQAWLFLLGLCLVGLGVLLCLPLPAQLIALASLAPVACYPFMKRITWWPQAWLGLVFSWAALVGWPAATGRLAAPALWLYAGGIAWVIGYDTIYALQDIEDDALAGVKSSARAMGAHVRGGVALCYGAALLCWGLALWSRRPGALAPVALLPAAAHLGWQLRTLVPDSAENALRRFRANRETGLLVAFAAGLIGVAG is encoded by the coding sequence ATGATCACCGCCGATCCCGCCGTTCCCGATAGCGAGGCCGCCGGCCTGCTCGGCCGCCTGCCCGCCGGCGCGCGGCCCTATGCGCTGCTCGCCCGCTTCGATCGTCCGATCGGCGCCTGGCTGCTCTTCTGGCCGGGCGCCTGGGCGGTGCTGCTCGCGGCGCCGGCCTGGCCGCGCGCGGTGGCGCTGCTCGCCTTGCTCGGCCTGGGCGCGGTGGCGATGCGCGGCGCGGGCTGCGTCTATAACGATATCGTCGATCGCGATCTCGATCGCCGCGTGGAACGCACGCGCCAGCGCCCGCTCGCCAGCGGCGCGCTGGGGCTGCGCCAGGCCTGGCTGTTCCTGCTCGGGCTGTGCCTGGTGGGGCTGGGGGTGCTGCTGTGCCTGCCGCTGCCGGCGCAGCTGATCGCGCTCGCGAGCCTGGCGCCGGTGGCCTGCTATCCCTTCATGAAGCGCATCACCTGGTGGCCGCAGGCGTGGCTCGGCCTGGTCTTTTCCTGGGCGGCGCTGGTCGGCTGGCCGGCGGCGACGGGCCGGCTCGCCGCGCCCGCCCTGTGGCTCTATGCGGGCGGCATCGCCTGGGTGATCGGCTATGACACCATCTATGCGCTGCAGGACATCGAGGACGACGCGCTGGCCGGGGTGAAATCCTCGGCGCGCGCGATGGGCGCGCATGTGCGCGGCGGCGTGGCGCTCTGCTACGGCGCGGCGCTGCTCTGCTGGGGGCTGGCGCTGTGGAGCCGCCGCCCCGGCGCGCTGGCGCCGGTGGCGCTGCTGCCGGCGGCGGCGCATCTCGGCTGGCAGCTGCGCACCCTGGTGCCCGATTCGGCGGAAAACGCGCTGCGCCGCTTCCGCGCCAACCGCGAAACCGGCCTGCTCGTGGCGTTCGCGGCGGGGCTGATCGGCGTCGCCGGCTAG